A window of Corallococcus macrosporus DSM 14697 contains these coding sequences:
- a CDS encoding MXAN_5187 family protein, which produces MVRLKFLVFAFLVIGLGVAHLPMLSGPLRERAVAGASAQASAGAAEVARRVDARRAEVQSLALKLAALPEVVAAAVPPLPAQPAPRNQRERERAEAEAAAARAFTAERFAAVRSAVEAVIPQELKGAVVAVATPDAQFHAVAGAEPSSDAAKLDVAGLVKTGASVAEAFGAPHAFAAVPLSWDAGAPAVTLVLGAPLLDEGALEAAVQASGTAALALVKGDALAGVAGPQKLLAEGSLAKVAAEASGVVLSTGKLLALGPVALPVFTQDDPLGGNAPLMVGARRAVSGTPVEVLAIASTEPVLGALAAYQQNALFALAGLLGLSLVWTLMMGSGRKSEGSEEASSSSSDTLSLSSAMASAPAPAATAQAPAPAAAPTPAADPFAFAPAAPAPAPAPAADPFAFAPPPVAPAAAPAADPFAFAPPAPAPAPAADPFAFAPPAPAPAADPFAQQAPPPTGDPFALSPPAQAPVGDPFAFAPPAPPPAPAPAADAFAFAPPPPAPAADPFGSAEAFPFPAPPQQPPAPMGAMPFESAPEASGGPEPLSPAAPRRGAFAFEDQPTAAYSLQQAADPFALAASQAAPDSPETTRVAAIPRELLQASARPPTSDAIPMPPPRPAAQAAIPLPGAGNSAVALTDEQHFQEVFREFLTTRERCGEAADGLTYDKFVQKLRKNKEQLVQKYACKTVRFQVYVKEGKAALKATPVKD; this is translated from the coding sequence ATGGTCCGCCTCAAGTTCCTCGTCTTCGCATTCCTGGTCATCGGACTGGGCGTTGCTCACCTGCCGATGCTTTCGGGACCGCTGCGCGAGCGCGCCGTCGCCGGAGCGTCGGCCCAGGCCTCCGCGGGCGCAGCCGAGGTGGCGCGCCGCGTGGATGCACGTCGTGCCGAAGTGCAGTCACTGGCGCTGAAGCTCGCGGCCCTGCCGGAGGTGGTGGCCGCCGCTGTCCCGCCGCTTCCCGCGCAGCCCGCGCCCCGCAATCAGCGGGAGCGGGAGCGCGCCGAGGCGGAGGCCGCCGCCGCGCGCGCCTTCACCGCCGAGCGCTTCGCCGCGGTGCGCAGCGCCGTGGAGGCCGTGATTCCCCAGGAGCTCAAGGGCGCCGTGGTGGCCGTGGCCACCCCGGACGCGCAGTTCCACGCGGTGGCCGGCGCCGAGCCGTCCTCGGACGCGGCGAAGCTGGACGTGGCGGGCCTCGTCAAGACGGGGGCCAGCGTGGCGGAGGCCTTTGGCGCGCCGCATGCGTTCGCCGCGGTGCCGCTGTCGTGGGACGCCGGGGCGCCCGCGGTGACGCTGGTGCTGGGCGCGCCGCTGCTGGACGAAGGCGCGCTGGAGGCCGCCGTCCAGGCGTCGGGCACGGCGGCGCTGGCGCTGGTGAAGGGGGACGCGCTGGCGGGGGTGGCCGGTCCGCAGAAGCTGCTGGCGGAGGGCTCGCTGGCGAAGGTCGCCGCGGAGGCGTCCGGCGTGGTGCTGAGCACCGGCAAGCTGCTGGCGCTGGGCCCGGTGGCGCTGCCCGTCTTCACCCAGGATGACCCGCTGGGCGGGAACGCGCCGCTGATGGTGGGCGCGCGCCGGGCGGTTTCCGGCACGCCGGTGGAGGTGCTCGCCATCGCCAGCACGGAGCCGGTGCTGGGCGCGCTGGCCGCGTACCAGCAGAACGCGCTGTTCGCCCTGGCGGGCCTCCTGGGCCTGAGCCTGGTGTGGACGCTGATGATGGGCTCCGGCCGCAAGTCGGAGGGCTCGGAGGAGGCGTCCAGCAGCAGCTCGGACACGCTGAGCCTGTCGTCCGCCATGGCCTCGGCGCCCGCGCCCGCCGCCACGGCCCAGGCCCCGGCGCCCGCCGCGGCGCCCACGCCCGCCGCCGACCCGTTCGCCTTCGCGCCGGCCGCACCGGCGCCCGCGCCCGCTCCGGCGGCGGACCCGTTCGCCTTCGCCCCGCCGCCTGTCGCTCCGGCGGCTGCGCCCGCGGCGGACCCGTTCGCCTTCGCGCCCCCGGCGCCGGCGCCCGCTCCGGCGGCGGACCCGTTCGCCTTCGCGCCTCCGGCGCCCGCGCCCGCCGCGGACCCGTTCGCGCAGCAGGCGCCGCCTCCGACGGGCGATCCGTTCGCGCTGTCGCCTCCCGCGCAGGCGCCCGTGGGCGACCCGTTCGCCTTCGCTCCGCCGGCTCCGCCTCCCGCGCCTGCTCCGGCGGCGGACGCGTTCGCCTTCGCGCCCCCGCCGCCCGCGCCCGCCGCGGACCCGTTTGGTTCGGCGGAGGCGTTCCCGTTCCCCGCGCCGCCGCAGCAGCCGCCCGCGCCCATGGGGGCGATGCCGTTCGAGTCGGCCCCGGAGGCCTCGGGTGGGCCCGAGCCGCTGTCGCCCGCGGCGCCACGCCGGGGCGCGTTCGCCTTCGAGGACCAGCCCACGGCGGCGTACTCGCTCCAGCAGGCGGCGGACCCCTTCGCGCTGGCGGCCTCGCAGGCGGCCCCGGACAGCCCGGAGACGACGCGCGTGGCGGCGATTCCGCGCGAGCTGCTCCAGGCGAGCGCGCGGCCGCCGACGTCGGACGCCATCCCCATGCCTCCGCCGCGTCCCGCCGCGCAGGCCGCGATTCCGCTGCCGGGCGCGGGCAACTCCGCGGTGGCGCTCACCGACGAGCAGCACTTCCAGGAGGTCTTCCGTGAGTTCCTCACCACCCGCGAGCGGTGTGGCGAGGCGGCGGACGGCCTGACGTACGACAAGTTCGTGCAGAAGCTCCGCAAGAACAAGGAGCAGCTCGTCCAGAAGTACGCGTGCAAGACGGTGCGCTTCCAGGTCTACGTGAAGGAAGGCAAGGCGGCCCTCAAGGCCACCCCCGTCAAGGACTGA
- the hpf gene encoding ribosome hibernation-promoting factor, HPF/YfiA family, producing the protein MKVLLRGVHLDLSDALKSYVDEHLVRHIERFADDEAAEIDISLVDTNGPKGGVDKECRVTVRLPGLSSVHVTETADSLFPAIDASRDRLEKSLKRLLEKRRDVHTNGLPQDVAADVPTY; encoded by the coding sequence ATGAAGGTGTTGCTGCGTGGAGTGCACCTGGACCTGTCGGATGCTCTCAAGTCGTATGTCGACGAACACCTGGTGCGCCATATCGAACGGTTCGCGGATGACGAGGCGGCGGAAATCGACATCTCGCTGGTGGACACCAATGGGCCCAAGGGCGGCGTGGACAAGGAGTGCCGGGTGACGGTGCGTCTGCCCGGACTCTCCTCCGTGCACGTGACGGAGACGGCGGATTCGCTGTTCCCCGCCATCGACGCGTCGCGTGACCGGCTGGAGAAGAGCCTCAAGCGCCTGCTGGAGAAGCGGCGCGATGTGCATACCAACGGCCTGCCCCAGGACGTGGCGGCCGACGTTCCCACCTACTAA
- a CDS encoding response regulator, giving the protein MGDERIKVLLVEDDGDSRELLAELLESEFDVKTATDGVAGLKAFEAEHPDVVVTDESLPGMNGTELAQKVKEREPRARVILVSGYTQVQGSEHCDVVLRKPIDVERLSAAVGRLGDEARH; this is encoded by the coding sequence ATGGGCGACGAGCGAATCAAGGTCTTGCTGGTCGAGGACGACGGGGACAGCCGGGAGCTGCTGGCGGAGCTGCTGGAGTCGGAGTTCGACGTGAAGACCGCCACGGACGGAGTGGCCGGCCTGAAGGCCTTCGAGGCCGAGCACCCCGACGTGGTGGTGACGGACGAATCCCTTCCCGGAATGAACGGCACCGAGCTCGCGCAGAAGGTGAAGGAGCGCGAGCCGCGCGCCCGCGTCATCCTCGTGTCGGGCTACACGCAGGTGCAAGGCTCCGAACACTGTGACGTGGTGCTGCGCAAGCCCATTGACGTGGAGCGCCTCAGCGCCGCGGTGGGCAGGCTCGGTGACGAAGCGCGCCACTGA
- a CDS encoding DUF2007 domain-containing protein, with the protein MKYCARCGSEYQDSVQQCADCPGNPLLVSAEEMRSRGLPLPHELDTRVFVRAGSAEDPFTAEVYTQLLQDANIPVLVRAGRSGVVDKLTTGNVLPWWEIHVPAEQQVRAATLLEQERLRELATNDEAAAAAEAEERETEPPAAPPPAP; encoded by the coding sequence ATGAAATACTGCGCCAGGTGCGGCTCCGAGTATCAGGACAGCGTCCAGCAGTGCGCTGACTGCCCAGGCAACCCGCTCCTCGTGAGCGCGGAGGAGATGCGCAGCAGGGGGCTGCCCCTGCCGCATGAGCTGGATACGCGCGTGTTCGTGCGCGCCGGCTCGGCGGAGGACCCCTTCACCGCCGAGGTCTACACCCAGCTCCTCCAGGACGCGAACATCCCCGTGCTGGTGCGCGCCGGGCGCTCGGGCGTCGTGGACAAGCTGACCACCGGCAACGTGCTGCCCTGGTGGGAGATTCACGTGCCGGCCGAGCAGCAGGTGCGCGCCGCGACGCTGCTGGAGCAGGAGCGGCTGCGCGAGCTGGCCACCAACGACGAAGCCGCCGCCGCGGCCGAAGCCGAGGAGCGGGAGACCGAGCCGCCCGCCGCGCCGCCGCCCGCGCCCTGA
- a CDS encoding N-acetylmuramoyl-L-alanine amidase-like domain-containing protein, with protein MKGVAVLAAALLSQAPVAPAPAREGDARPGAEALLEAPGASKQLATARPVKPNGWEGLSAEQRAALVAEDAGAPLAGRLLRMSGRFLNTPYVLSPLGEGHGVDPDPTFRLDAVDCLTFVEQSLALSLASREEEVAPLLEHIRYASAPTYEDRNHLMEAQWLPNNIRKGFLADVTRRYGGGDAVTVTKSLTKLTWQSRSSQALGLPKAQQAVGTYSLNMLPLDRVMAHARDIPSGTILVVLREDLPLKATRITHLGFVVQRKKRTYLRHASRGGYNRVVDEDLETFLARNGRYSKWKVTGVSLFEPRRPDVASGGSVMRPVP; from the coding sequence ATGAAGGGCGTCGCGGTCCTGGCCGCGGCCCTGCTGTCGCAGGCGCCCGTGGCCCCCGCTCCCGCCAGGGAGGGGGACGCCCGCCCCGGCGCGGAGGCGCTGCTCGAAGCACCGGGGGCGTCCAAGCAGCTCGCCACGGCCCGGCCGGTGAAGCCCAATGGCTGGGAGGGGCTCAGCGCGGAGCAGCGCGCCGCGCTCGTGGCCGAGGACGCGGGCGCGCCGCTCGCCGGGCGCCTGCTGCGGATGAGCGGGCGCTTCCTCAACACGCCCTACGTCCTGTCGCCGCTGGGGGAGGGCCACGGCGTGGACCCCGACCCCACCTTCCGGCTGGACGCGGTGGACTGCCTCACCTTCGTGGAGCAGTCGCTGGCGCTGAGCCTGGCGAGCCGCGAGGAGGAGGTGGCGCCGCTGTTGGAGCACATCCGCTACGCGAGCGCGCCCACCTACGAGGACCGCAACCACCTGATGGAGGCCCAGTGGCTGCCCAACAACATCCGCAAGGGCTTCCTGGCGGACGTGACGCGGCGCTACGGGGGCGGGGACGCGGTGACCGTCACGAAGTCCCTGACGAAGCTCACCTGGCAGTCGCGCTCGTCGCAGGCGCTGGGCCTGCCCAAGGCGCAGCAGGCGGTGGGCACGTACTCGCTGAACATGCTGCCCCTGGACCGGGTGATGGCGCACGCGCGCGACATCCCCTCGGGCACCATCCTGGTGGTGCTCCGGGAGGACCTGCCGCTGAAGGCCACGCGCATCACCCACCTGGGCTTCGTGGTGCAGCGCAAGAAGCGCACGTACCTGCGCCACGCGTCCCGGGGCGGCTACAACCGCGTGGTGGACGAGGACCTGGAGACGTTCCTCGCCCGCAACGGGCGCTATTCGAAGTGGAAGGTGACGGGCGTCAGCCTCTTCGAGCCGCGCCGGCCCGACGTGGCCAGCGGCGGCTCGGTGATGCGCCCGGTCCCCTGA
- a CDS encoding HEAT repeat domain-containing protein, whose product MSSSARLVLLLSLLLPWAALSGPAAAAKRTSRRADTDAVIQAVVEGGAVPAAVSRLRYLREEAYAARELASTLRTVHEERLRRNLTAVLAGLGTRAAEPTLAGLASDEDSAVRMYAAQGLARLHSRLTQVVVPLLQDKSSGVRREAARALGASRNRKMGAVLVKAARTEPELEVRAAMLAAVGEAGDARQAPALKEFLASDSESTRFAAARGLCRLGSPEGFAFAGKLLGSEDRFVRRQGLELYEGVSAKKAAPALKPLLEDKDRALAASAARILHEGGDASMLEWLVLASWNAQSDEKLAYERELETLQLRDDRRKAILRKAGVAQ is encoded by the coding sequence GTGTCTTCGTCCGCCCGACTTGTCCTCCTCCTGTCGCTGCTCCTCCCCTGGGCCGCCCTGTCCGGGCCCGCGGCCGCCGCCAAGCGGACGTCCCGGCGCGCGGACACGGACGCGGTCATCCAGGCCGTGGTGGAGGGGGGCGCCGTCCCCGCCGCCGTCTCCCGCCTGCGCTACCTGCGCGAGGAGGCCTACGCGGCCCGGGAGCTTGCCTCCACGCTGCGCACCGTCCACGAGGAGCGGCTGCGCCGCAACCTCACCGCGGTGCTGGCGGGGCTGGGCACCCGCGCCGCCGAGCCGACCCTGGCGGGGCTGGCGTCGGACGAGGACAGCGCCGTCCGCATGTACGCCGCGCAGGGACTGGCGAGGCTCCACAGCCGCCTCACGCAGGTGGTGGTGCCCCTGCTGCAGGACAAGAGCAGCGGCGTGCGCCGCGAGGCGGCGCGGGCCCTGGGGGCCTCGCGCAACCGGAAGATGGGGGCCGTGCTGGTGAAGGCCGCCAGGACGGAGCCGGAGCTGGAGGTGCGCGCGGCCATGCTCGCCGCGGTGGGCGAGGCCGGGGACGCCAGGCAAGCTCCGGCCCTGAAGGAGTTCCTCGCCAGTGATTCGGAGAGCACCCGCTTCGCCGCCGCGCGTGGCCTGTGCCGGCTGGGCTCGCCGGAGGGCTTCGCCTTCGCGGGCAAGCTGCTCGGCTCGGAGGACCGCTTCGTGCGCAGGCAGGGGCTGGAGCTCTACGAGGGCGTCAGCGCGAAGAAGGCCGCGCCCGCGCTCAAGCCGCTGCTGGAGGACAAGGACCGCGCGCTGGCCGCCTCCGCCGCCCGCATCCTCCACGAGGGCGGGGACGCGTCGATGCTGGAGTGGCTGGTGCTGGCGTCGTGGAACGCCCAATCCGACGAGAAGCTCGCGTACGAGCGGGAGCTGGAGACGCTCCAGCTCCGGGACGACCGGCGCAAGGCCATCCTGCGCAAGGCGGGTGTCGCGCAATGA
- a CDS encoding DUF4398 domain-containing protein, whose product MKKLMALLAVSGTLTACGPVKSTANILDAEVQIQAARTAGAEKLSPYEWTAANLYIAKAREEVGYSDYQAGVDFAVKASRYANEAREKAMAVAGSTEPGGRTPNP is encoded by the coding sequence ATGAAGAAGCTGATGGCGTTGCTGGCGGTGTCGGGGACGCTCACCGCGTGCGGCCCCGTGAAGTCCACCGCGAACATCCTCGACGCCGAAGTGCAGATCCAGGCCGCGCGCACCGCTGGGGCGGAGAAGCTCTCCCCCTATGAGTGGACCGCCGCCAACCTGTACATCGCCAAGGCACGCGAGGAGGTGGGGTACTCCGACTATCAAGCCGGCGTGGACTTCGCCGTGAAGGCGTCCCGCTACGCCAACGAGGCCCGCGAGAAGGCCATGGCCGTGGCCGGCAGCACCGAGCCCGGCGGCCGCACTCCGAACCCGTGA